One Epinephelus lanceolatus isolate andai-2023 chromosome 10, ASM4190304v1, whole genome shotgun sequence genomic region harbors:
- the kirrel3l gene encoding kirre like nephrin family adhesion molecule 3, like isoform X1, with amino-acid sequence MTALYLIFCLMATAATQAAYFSQQPQDQVVVSGQSVTLPCVIVGYRGMVQWTKDGLALGGERDLPGWTRYSLMGDPLSGEHSLLIDSAELEDDAVYECQATQAALRSHRAKLTVLVPPSDPVVEGGPVVRLKAHTPHNLTCRASGAKPAAEITWYRDGEVMESAIYSKSLMEDGKRETAVSMLPIVPEDSDSGRTYTCRVLNPAAPAGRQTSVTINVQHPPSVTLSVQPQTVTEGAKVLFICSASANPEITGYRWSKGGVPISEANGDSLEVTVDYSYFTDPVSCEVSNSVGSTNVSTLVDVQFGPRLLSEPKPMTVDIGMDAAFTCAWTGNPPLTLAWTKQGSSVVLSNGNTLQLKAVTQEDAGTYTCKAIVPRIGVAERDVTLTVNGPPIITADATQHAVKHSKGKLECRVGSSPPPDKIVWTFGDMSLSSGSSGRYSVQTVTSDHGVLSSLVLSETLAQDFQLRYNCTAWNRFGTGTALVTLKEQEALPMLIIVGGAVGGGCVLLICVITLVSLCCRHTGKGELNGKRCTRLSKSDIRVQIVHSDHNATRGNDDEEDVKEPMAPNSSESPGTSRTEHSDLLEEEEDERSDIKDPTNGYYNVRGHEDRHIRSSGFSEYVPNSRPVYTPSQLPSPSPMYGQHGTQPRVYDFSHRYATTTAGRTAYEQQQAAQQQPAQPASIYPTDPLYSGSAYLPATYGRAFTSYVKPASYEKVDAYDQSDQASKVSSSSRFSYASSQVSSQQSDYGRPSQRMQTHV; translated from the exons CAGCCACCCAAGCAGCCTACTTCTCCCAGCAGCCCCAGGACCAGGTGGTTGTATCTGGCCAGTCAGTGACTCTACCCTGTGTCATTGTGGGTTATCGGGGAATGGTACAATGGACCAAAGATGGCCTAGCACTGGGTGGAGAGAGAGACCTACCAG GCTGGACGCGCTATTCCTTAATGGGCGACCCGCTATCAGGCGAGCACAGCTTGCTGATCGATTCGGCAGAGTTGGAGGATGACGCGGTGTATGAGTGTCAGGCTACACAGGCAGCGCTGCGCTCCCACCGTGCCAAGCTCACTGTACTAG TTCCTCCTTCAGACCCTGTGGTGGAGGGTGGCCCTGTTGTACGTCTTAAGGCCCACACACCGCACAATCTCACCTGCAGAGCCTCGGGAGCCAAACCTGCTGCTGAGATCACCTGGTACAGAGATGGAGAGGTCATGGAGTCCGCAATTTATTCCAAG TCACTGATGGAGGATGGGAAGAGGGAGACAGCTGTTAGTATGCTTCCAATCGTCCCTGAGGATAGCGACTCTGGGCGCACCTACACCTGCAGGGTTCTTAACCCAGCTGCCCCAGCTGGACGACAGACATCGGTCACTATCAACGTCCAGC ACCCTCCTTCAGTGACTCTATCAGTCCAGCCTCAGACTGTGACCGAGGGAGCCAAGGTTCTCTTCATCTGCTCTGCTTCGGCCAATCCTGAAATCACTGGATACAG GTGGTCCAAAGGAGGAGTCCCCATCTCTGAAGCAAATGGGGACAGCCTTGAGGTGACGGTGGACTACTCTTACTTCACAGACCCCGTCTCCTGTGAGGTGTCCAACTCTGTGGGCAGCACCAATGTCAGCACTCTGGTCGATGTCCAAT TTGGCCCCAGACTGCTGTCGGAGCCAAAGCCAATGACGGTGGACATAGGGATGGATGCAGCCTTTACTTGTGCATGGACTGGAAACCCTCCTCTGACCCTAGCCTGGACCAAGCAGGGCTCCAGCGTG GTGCTCAGTAATGGCAACACCTTGCAGCTGAAGGCTGTTACCCAGGAGGATGCTGGAACATACACCTGCAAGGCCATCGTACCCCGGATTGGAGTTGCGGAAAGAGATGTCACTCTAACTGTAAACG GCCCACCTATCATCACAGCGGACGCCACGCAGCACGCTGTCAAGCACTCCAAGGGCAAGTTGGAGTGCCGGGTGGGAAGCAGCCCCCCGCCAGATAAGATT GTGTGGACCTTTGGAGACATGAGCCTGTCCTCTGGTTCCTCCGGTCGTTACTCAGTGCAGACAGTAACCAGCGACCACGGGGTCCTTTCTTCCTTGGTGCTGTCCGAGACTCTGGCCCAGGATTTCCAGCTGCGCTACAACTGCACTGCTTGGAACCGCTTTGGCACCGGTACTGCCCTGGTCACACTGAAGGAGCAAG AGGCCCTGCCTATGTTGATAATTGTTGGTGGAGCAGTAGGTGGAGGCTGTGTCCTGCTCATCTGTGTCATCACTCTAGTCTCCCTCTGTTGCAGGCACACAGGCAAAGGTGAGCTCAATG GTAAAAGGTGCACTCGTCTTTCTAAGAGTGACATCAGAGTTCAGATTGTTCACAGTGATCACAACGCTACACGTGgcaatgatgatgaggaggatgtCAAAGAGCCCATG GCACCGAACAGCAGCGAGTCTCCTGGGACATCGCGCACAGAACACAGCGACCTcctggaagaggaggaggatgagagatCGGACATCAAG GACCCCACCAATGGTTACTATAATGTCCGTGGCCATGAAGACCGCCATATCCGCAGCAGTGGATTCTCTGAATATGTGCCCAACTCTCGGCCGGTCTACACCCCATCACAGCTGCCCTCGCCTAGCCCCATGTACGGTCAGCATGGCACCCAGCCTCGCGTCTATGACTTCTCCCACCGATACGCAACCACCACAGCGGGCAGAACCGCATATGAACAGCAGCAAGCTGCCCAGCAACAGCCCGCCCAGCCAGCCAGCATTTATCCAACTGATCCCCTCTACAGTGGCTCAGCTTACCTACCTGCCACCTACGGTCGCGCCTTCACCAGCTACGTTAAGCCTGCTTCCTATGAGAAGGTGGATGCGtatgaccaatcagatcaggcCAGCAAGGTGTCCAGCTCGTCTCGCTTCTCTTATGCTTCCTCACAAGTTTCCTCCCAGCAGTCTGACTATGGCCGGCCTTCACAACGTATGCAGACGCATGTCTGA
- the kirrel3l gene encoding kirre like nephrin family adhesion molecule 3, like isoform X3, with protein MTALYLIFCLMATAATQAAYFSQQPQDQVVVSGQSVTLPCVIVGYRGMVQWTKDGLALGGERDLPGWTRYSLMGDPLSGEHSLLIDSAELEDDAVYECQATQAALRSHRAKLTVLVPPSDPVVEGGPVVRLKAHTPHNLTCRASGAKPAAEITWYRDGEVMESAIYSKSLMEDGKRETAVSMLPIVPEDSDSGRTYTCRVLNPAAPAGRQTSVTINVQHPPSVTLSVQPQTVTEGAKVLFICSASANPEITGYRWSKGGVPISEANGDSLEVTVDYSYFTDPVSCEVSNSVGSTNVSTLVDVQFGPRLLSEPKPMTVDIGMDAAFTCAWTGNPPLTLAWTKQGSSVVLSNGNTLQLKAVTQEDAGTYTCKAIVPRIGVAERDVTLTVNGPPIITADATQHAVKHSKGKLECRVGSSPPPDKIVWTFGDMSLSSGSSGRYSVQTVTSDHGVLSSLVLSETLAQDFQLRYNCTAWNRFGTGTALVTLKEQEALPMLIIVGGAVGGGCVLLICVITLVSLCCRHTGKGKRCTRLSKSDIRVQIVHSDHNATRGNDDEEDVKEPMAPNSSESPGTSRTEHSDLLEEEEDERSDIKDPTNGYYNVRGHEDRHIRSSGFSEYVPNSRPVYTPSQLPSPSPMYGQHGTQPRVYDFSHRYATTTAGRTAYEQQQAAQQQPAQPASIYPTDPLYSGSAYLPATYGRAFTSYVKPASYEKVDAYDQSDQASKVSSSSRFSYASSQVSSQQSDYGRPSQRMQTHV; from the exons CAGCCACCCAAGCAGCCTACTTCTCCCAGCAGCCCCAGGACCAGGTGGTTGTATCTGGCCAGTCAGTGACTCTACCCTGTGTCATTGTGGGTTATCGGGGAATGGTACAATGGACCAAAGATGGCCTAGCACTGGGTGGAGAGAGAGACCTACCAG GCTGGACGCGCTATTCCTTAATGGGCGACCCGCTATCAGGCGAGCACAGCTTGCTGATCGATTCGGCAGAGTTGGAGGATGACGCGGTGTATGAGTGTCAGGCTACACAGGCAGCGCTGCGCTCCCACCGTGCCAAGCTCACTGTACTAG TTCCTCCTTCAGACCCTGTGGTGGAGGGTGGCCCTGTTGTACGTCTTAAGGCCCACACACCGCACAATCTCACCTGCAGAGCCTCGGGAGCCAAACCTGCTGCTGAGATCACCTGGTACAGAGATGGAGAGGTCATGGAGTCCGCAATTTATTCCAAG TCACTGATGGAGGATGGGAAGAGGGAGACAGCTGTTAGTATGCTTCCAATCGTCCCTGAGGATAGCGACTCTGGGCGCACCTACACCTGCAGGGTTCTTAACCCAGCTGCCCCAGCTGGACGACAGACATCGGTCACTATCAACGTCCAGC ACCCTCCTTCAGTGACTCTATCAGTCCAGCCTCAGACTGTGACCGAGGGAGCCAAGGTTCTCTTCATCTGCTCTGCTTCGGCCAATCCTGAAATCACTGGATACAG GTGGTCCAAAGGAGGAGTCCCCATCTCTGAAGCAAATGGGGACAGCCTTGAGGTGACGGTGGACTACTCTTACTTCACAGACCCCGTCTCCTGTGAGGTGTCCAACTCTGTGGGCAGCACCAATGTCAGCACTCTGGTCGATGTCCAAT TTGGCCCCAGACTGCTGTCGGAGCCAAAGCCAATGACGGTGGACATAGGGATGGATGCAGCCTTTACTTGTGCATGGACTGGAAACCCTCCTCTGACCCTAGCCTGGACCAAGCAGGGCTCCAGCGTG GTGCTCAGTAATGGCAACACCTTGCAGCTGAAGGCTGTTACCCAGGAGGATGCTGGAACATACACCTGCAAGGCCATCGTACCCCGGATTGGAGTTGCGGAAAGAGATGTCACTCTAACTGTAAACG GCCCACCTATCATCACAGCGGACGCCACGCAGCACGCTGTCAAGCACTCCAAGGGCAAGTTGGAGTGCCGGGTGGGAAGCAGCCCCCCGCCAGATAAGATT GTGTGGACCTTTGGAGACATGAGCCTGTCCTCTGGTTCCTCCGGTCGTTACTCAGTGCAGACAGTAACCAGCGACCACGGGGTCCTTTCTTCCTTGGTGCTGTCCGAGACTCTGGCCCAGGATTTCCAGCTGCGCTACAACTGCACTGCTTGGAACCGCTTTGGCACCGGTACTGCCCTGGTCACACTGAAGGAGCAAG AGGCCCTGCCTATGTTGATAATTGTTGGTGGAGCAGTAGGTGGAGGCTGTGTCCTGCTCATCTGTGTCATCACTCTAGTCTCCCTCTGTTGCAGGCACACAGGCAAAG GTAAAAGGTGCACTCGTCTTTCTAAGAGTGACATCAGAGTTCAGATTGTTCACAGTGATCACAACGCTACACGTGgcaatgatgatgaggaggatgtCAAAGAGCCCATG GCACCGAACAGCAGCGAGTCTCCTGGGACATCGCGCACAGAACACAGCGACCTcctggaagaggaggaggatgagagatCGGACATCAAG GACCCCACCAATGGTTACTATAATGTCCGTGGCCATGAAGACCGCCATATCCGCAGCAGTGGATTCTCTGAATATGTGCCCAACTCTCGGCCGGTCTACACCCCATCACAGCTGCCCTCGCCTAGCCCCATGTACGGTCAGCATGGCACCCAGCCTCGCGTCTATGACTTCTCCCACCGATACGCAACCACCACAGCGGGCAGAACCGCATATGAACAGCAGCAAGCTGCCCAGCAACAGCCCGCCCAGCCAGCCAGCATTTATCCAACTGATCCCCTCTACAGTGGCTCAGCTTACCTACCTGCCACCTACGGTCGCGCCTTCACCAGCTACGTTAAGCCTGCTTCCTATGAGAAGGTGGATGCGtatgaccaatcagatcaggcCAGCAAGGTGTCCAGCTCGTCTCGCTTCTCTTATGCTTCCTCACAAGTTTCCTCCCAGCAGTCTGACTATGGCCGGCCTTCACAACGTATGCAGACGCATGTCTGA
- the kirrel3l gene encoding kirre like nephrin family adhesion molecule 3, like isoform X2, giving the protein MTALYLIFCLMATATQAAYFSQQPQDQVVVSGQSVTLPCVIVGYRGMVQWTKDGLALGGERDLPGWTRYSLMGDPLSGEHSLLIDSAELEDDAVYECQATQAALRSHRAKLTVLVPPSDPVVEGGPVVRLKAHTPHNLTCRASGAKPAAEITWYRDGEVMESAIYSKSLMEDGKRETAVSMLPIVPEDSDSGRTYTCRVLNPAAPAGRQTSVTINVQHPPSVTLSVQPQTVTEGAKVLFICSASANPEITGYRWSKGGVPISEANGDSLEVTVDYSYFTDPVSCEVSNSVGSTNVSTLVDVQFGPRLLSEPKPMTVDIGMDAAFTCAWTGNPPLTLAWTKQGSSVVLSNGNTLQLKAVTQEDAGTYTCKAIVPRIGVAERDVTLTVNGPPIITADATQHAVKHSKGKLECRVGSSPPPDKIVWTFGDMSLSSGSSGRYSVQTVTSDHGVLSSLVLSETLAQDFQLRYNCTAWNRFGTGTALVTLKEQEALPMLIIVGGAVGGGCVLLICVITLVSLCCRHTGKGELNGKRCTRLSKSDIRVQIVHSDHNATRGNDDEEDVKEPMAPNSSESPGTSRTEHSDLLEEEEDERSDIKDPTNGYYNVRGHEDRHIRSSGFSEYVPNSRPVYTPSQLPSPSPMYGQHGTQPRVYDFSHRYATTTAGRTAYEQQQAAQQQPAQPASIYPTDPLYSGSAYLPATYGRAFTSYVKPASYEKVDAYDQSDQASKVSSSSRFSYASSQVSSQQSDYGRPSQRMQTHV; this is encoded by the exons CCACCCAAGCAGCCTACTTCTCCCAGCAGCCCCAGGACCAGGTGGTTGTATCTGGCCAGTCAGTGACTCTACCCTGTGTCATTGTGGGTTATCGGGGAATGGTACAATGGACCAAAGATGGCCTAGCACTGGGTGGAGAGAGAGACCTACCAG GCTGGACGCGCTATTCCTTAATGGGCGACCCGCTATCAGGCGAGCACAGCTTGCTGATCGATTCGGCAGAGTTGGAGGATGACGCGGTGTATGAGTGTCAGGCTACACAGGCAGCGCTGCGCTCCCACCGTGCCAAGCTCACTGTACTAG TTCCTCCTTCAGACCCTGTGGTGGAGGGTGGCCCTGTTGTACGTCTTAAGGCCCACACACCGCACAATCTCACCTGCAGAGCCTCGGGAGCCAAACCTGCTGCTGAGATCACCTGGTACAGAGATGGAGAGGTCATGGAGTCCGCAATTTATTCCAAG TCACTGATGGAGGATGGGAAGAGGGAGACAGCTGTTAGTATGCTTCCAATCGTCCCTGAGGATAGCGACTCTGGGCGCACCTACACCTGCAGGGTTCTTAACCCAGCTGCCCCAGCTGGACGACAGACATCGGTCACTATCAACGTCCAGC ACCCTCCTTCAGTGACTCTATCAGTCCAGCCTCAGACTGTGACCGAGGGAGCCAAGGTTCTCTTCATCTGCTCTGCTTCGGCCAATCCTGAAATCACTGGATACAG GTGGTCCAAAGGAGGAGTCCCCATCTCTGAAGCAAATGGGGACAGCCTTGAGGTGACGGTGGACTACTCTTACTTCACAGACCCCGTCTCCTGTGAGGTGTCCAACTCTGTGGGCAGCACCAATGTCAGCACTCTGGTCGATGTCCAAT TTGGCCCCAGACTGCTGTCGGAGCCAAAGCCAATGACGGTGGACATAGGGATGGATGCAGCCTTTACTTGTGCATGGACTGGAAACCCTCCTCTGACCCTAGCCTGGACCAAGCAGGGCTCCAGCGTG GTGCTCAGTAATGGCAACACCTTGCAGCTGAAGGCTGTTACCCAGGAGGATGCTGGAACATACACCTGCAAGGCCATCGTACCCCGGATTGGAGTTGCGGAAAGAGATGTCACTCTAACTGTAAACG GCCCACCTATCATCACAGCGGACGCCACGCAGCACGCTGTCAAGCACTCCAAGGGCAAGTTGGAGTGCCGGGTGGGAAGCAGCCCCCCGCCAGATAAGATT GTGTGGACCTTTGGAGACATGAGCCTGTCCTCTGGTTCCTCCGGTCGTTACTCAGTGCAGACAGTAACCAGCGACCACGGGGTCCTTTCTTCCTTGGTGCTGTCCGAGACTCTGGCCCAGGATTTCCAGCTGCGCTACAACTGCACTGCTTGGAACCGCTTTGGCACCGGTACTGCCCTGGTCACACTGAAGGAGCAAG AGGCCCTGCCTATGTTGATAATTGTTGGTGGAGCAGTAGGTGGAGGCTGTGTCCTGCTCATCTGTGTCATCACTCTAGTCTCCCTCTGTTGCAGGCACACAGGCAAAGGTGAGCTCAATG GTAAAAGGTGCACTCGTCTTTCTAAGAGTGACATCAGAGTTCAGATTGTTCACAGTGATCACAACGCTACACGTGgcaatgatgatgaggaggatgtCAAAGAGCCCATG GCACCGAACAGCAGCGAGTCTCCTGGGACATCGCGCACAGAACACAGCGACCTcctggaagaggaggaggatgagagatCGGACATCAAG GACCCCACCAATGGTTACTATAATGTCCGTGGCCATGAAGACCGCCATATCCGCAGCAGTGGATTCTCTGAATATGTGCCCAACTCTCGGCCGGTCTACACCCCATCACAGCTGCCCTCGCCTAGCCCCATGTACGGTCAGCATGGCACCCAGCCTCGCGTCTATGACTTCTCCCACCGATACGCAACCACCACAGCGGGCAGAACCGCATATGAACAGCAGCAAGCTGCCCAGCAACAGCCCGCCCAGCCAGCCAGCATTTATCCAACTGATCCCCTCTACAGTGGCTCAGCTTACCTACCTGCCACCTACGGTCGCGCCTTCACCAGCTACGTTAAGCCTGCTTCCTATGAGAAGGTGGATGCGtatgaccaatcagatcaggcCAGCAAGGTGTCCAGCTCGTCTCGCTTCTCTTATGCTTCCTCACAAGTTTCCTCCCAGCAGTCTGACTATGGCCGGCCTTCACAACGTATGCAGACGCATGTCTGA